The following are from one region of the Eubacterium sp. MSJ-33 genome:
- the trpS gene encoding tryptophan--tRNA ligase has protein sequence MKQIILTGDRPTGRLHVGHYVGSLKERVKLQNSGIYDEIYIMIADAQALTDNAEHPEKVRQNIMQVALDYLACGLDPEKATIFIQSMIPELTELTFYYMNLVTVSRVQRNPTVKAEIQMRNFEASIPVGFFCYPISQAADITAFRATHVPVGEDQMPMIEQCKEIVHKFNTVYGETLTDPKIVLPENSACLRLPGIDGKAKMSKSLGNCIYLAEEPEDIKKKVMSMFTDPNHLRVEDPGQVEGNPVFIYLDAFSKPEYFAEFLPEYSGMDELKEHYTRGGLGDVKVKKFLNNVLQAELAPIRERRKMWEQKLPDVYDILKAGSKKARETASKTLEDVRRSMKIDYFDNDNLLKE, from the coding sequence ATGAAACAGATTATTTTAACTGGTGATCGTCCAACAGGACGTTTACATGTTGGACATTATGTAGGTTCGTTAAAGGAGCGTGTGAAATTACAGAATTCCGGCATCTATGACGAAATCTATATCATGATTGCAGATGCCCAGGCGCTGACGGACAATGCAGAGCACCCGGAGAAGGTACGCCAGAACATTATGCAGGTTGCACTTGATTACCTTGCATGTGGACTCGACCCAGAGAAGGCAACGATTTTCATTCAGTCTATGATTCCAGAATTAACAGAGCTTACCTTCTATTATATGAACCTTGTCACGGTTTCCCGTGTACAGCGTAATCCGACTGTTAAGGCAGAAATCCAGATGCGTAACTTTGAAGCAAGCATTCCAGTTGGCTTCTTCTGCTATCCGATCAGCCAGGCAGCCGATATCACAGCCTTCCGCGCAACACATGTGCCAGTTGGTGAAGATCAGATGCCGATGATTGAGCAGTGTAAGGAAATCGTACACAAATTTAATACCGTCTATGGCGAGACACTGACTGATCCGAAGATTGTACTTCCGGAAAACAGTGCATGCTTACGTCTCCCGGGTATTGATGGCAAGGCAAAGATGAGCAAGTCACTTGGCAACTGTATCTACCTTGCAGAGGAACCGGAAGATATCAAGAAAAAGGTTATGTCGATGTTTACCGATCCAAATCACCTTCGTGTCGAAGATCCGGGACAGGTTGAGGGTAATCCGGTATTTATTTATCTGGATGCATTCAGCAAGCCGGAATATTTTGCAGAGTTCCTTCCAGAGTATTCCGGTATGGACGAGTTGAAAGAGCATTATACCCGCGGTGGCTTAGGTGATGTAAAGGTAAAGAAATTCCTGAACAATGTACTTCAGGCAGAGCTTGCCCCAATCCGTGAGCGTCGTAAGATGTGGGAGCAGAAGCTTCCGGATGTCTATGATATCCTGAAAGCGGGCAGTAAAAAAGCAAGAGAGACTGCCTCCAAGACACTCGAGGATGTTCGTCGTTCTATGAAGATTGACTACTTTGATAATGATAATCTGTTAAAAGAATAA
- the rplI gene encoding 50S ribosomal protein L9, with amino-acid sequence MKVILLQDVKSLGKKDQIVDVSDGYARNMLLPKKLGIEATSKNMNDLKLKKAHEDKVAAEVLAEAQALGAQIEKESVILPIKMGENGRTFGSISSKEIAEAIKSQLGHDIDKKKIVMKDAIKAPGTRTVGIKLHAKVTAELTVKIEEA; translated from the coding sequence ATGAAAGTTATTTTATTACAGGATGTAAAAAGTCTCGGAAAAAAGGATCAGATCGTAGATGTATCCGATGGGTATGCCAGAAACATGCTGCTTCCAAAGAAGCTTGGCATCGAGGCGACATCCAAGAATATGAATGATCTGAAGTTAAAGAAGGCACATGAAGATAAGGTTGCTGCGGAAGTCCTGGCAGAGGCACAGGCGCTTGGCGCACAGATTGAGAAGGAAAGCGTGATATTACCAATCAAGATGGGTGAAAACGGAAGAACATTCGGATCGATCTCGTCCAAGGAAATTGCAGAGGCGATTAAGTCACAGCTTGGACATGATATTGACAAAAAGAAGATTGTGATGAAGGATGCAATCAAGGCTCCCGGTACACGCACAGTAGGAATCAAATTGCATGCAAAGGTAACGGCGGAATTGACTGTTAAGATTGAGGAAGCATAA
- the rpiB gene encoding ribose 5-phosphate isomerase B yields MTIAIGSDHGGYELKLEVIKHLKDRGFEVTDYGCDSTASCDYPIYGKSVAEAIAAGKQDLGILICGTGIGMSMVANKVEGVRAALCSDCFSAQATREHNNANVLCMGARTIGPGLALMIVDKFVDTPFSNDERHVRRIKMFS; encoded by the coding sequence ATGACAATCGCAATTGGAAGTGACCACGGCGGATATGAACTCAAACTGGAGGTTATCAAGCATTTGAAGGATCGCGGATTTGAAGTGACAGACTACGGCTGTGACAGCACAGCATCCTGCGACTACCCGATTTATGGAAAATCGGTTGCTGAGGCAATTGCCGCCGGCAAGCAGGATCTTGGTATTCTCATCTGTGGTACCGGAATCGGTATGAGCATGGTTGCAAATAAAGTCGAAGGTGTCCGCGCTGCACTCTGCAGTGACTGTTTCTCTGCACAGGCAACCCGTGAGCACAACAACGCCAACGTACTCTGCATGGGCGCACGCACGATCGGACCTGGTCTTGCACTGATGATCGTAGACAAATTCGTGGATACACCATTCTCAAACGATGAGAGACATGTGCGAAGAATCAAGATGTTTTCATAA
- the dnaB gene encoding replicative DNA helicase: protein MDENTIRRIQPHNDKAEQGIIGAMLVNRDAITDLVDLLTGEDFYNKQYGILFDNMMELYTEGASVDPITLTERLRMKDIPEEIANAVTLAQLVQSAPLYAPVKDYAKIIKDKAALRQLIKLCENTEKDGYLSQEPVELIMERAEQSIFKLVQNRNGSEDTVPIREIVMNVIREMEEAARNDGKVTGVPTGFRDLDNMLTGMHAGELLLVAARPAMGKTAFVLNIAHHLAVMKHIPVGFFSLEMSKEQLASRILAVDAMVDSKSMKVGDLSDDDWDKVIESTEAVANSPLYIEENSSVTISELRSIARKWKQNYGVQVIMIDYLQLMSPSRAVESRQQFIAEVSRALKNLAKELKIPIIALSQLSRAVDARPDHKPVLSDLRESGSIEQDADVVMFIYRDEYYNPETTTKPQTAEIIIAKQRSGETGSVDLRWIGKYTKFADPEKHYKG, encoded by the coding sequence ATGGATGAGAATACAATAAGACGTATACAACCGCATAATGATAAGGCTGAACAGGGAATTATCGGAGCTATGTTGGTGAATCGGGATGCAATCACAGATCTTGTGGATCTTCTGACGGGAGAAGATTTCTACAACAAGCAGTATGGTATTCTGTTTGACAATATGATGGAATTATACACGGAAGGTGCGAGTGTAGATCCGATTACATTGACTGAACGCCTGCGCATGAAGGATATACCGGAAGAAATTGCGAATGCTGTGACACTGGCACAGTTGGTGCAGTCAGCGCCATTGTATGCCCCTGTAAAAGATTATGCAAAAATAATCAAAGATAAGGCGGCGCTTCGCCAGTTGATCAAGCTCTGTGAGAATACGGAGAAGGATGGATATTTGTCACAGGAACCGGTAGAGCTGATTATGGAACGTGCAGAGCAGAGCATCTTCAAATTGGTTCAGAATCGGAACGGATCGGAAGATACTGTGCCAATTCGTGAGATTGTCATGAACGTCATCCGTGAGATGGAGGAAGCGGCAAGAAACGATGGAAAGGTCACGGGTGTTCCGACCGGATTTCGGGATTTGGATAATATGTTGACCGGTATGCATGCCGGTGAACTTCTGCTTGTGGCAGCCAGACCTGCGATGGGTAAGACTGCATTTGTCCTAAATATCGCACACCATTTGGCGGTGATGAAACACATTCCGGTTGGATTCTTCTCTTTGGAGATGAGTAAGGAGCAGCTTGCAAGCCGTATTCTGGCAGTGGATGCAATGGTAGATTCGAAAAGCATGAAAGTCGGAGATTTGTCGGATGATGACTGGGATAAGGTTATTGAAAGTACCGAGGCAGTTGCTAATTCTCCGTTGTACATAGAGGAAAATTCTTCCGTTACGATATCGGAACTTCGGTCAATTGCGCGAAAATGGAAACAGAACTATGGCGTACAGGTGATAATGATTGACTACCTGCAGTTGATGAGTCCGAGCCGGGCAGTGGAAAGCCGGCAGCAGTTTATTGCAGAGGTTTCCCGTGCTCTTAAGAATTTGGCAAAGGAATTGAAGATTCCGATTATTGCATTGTCGCAGCTTTCCCGGGCGGTAGATGCAAGGCCAGATCACAAACCGGTGCTTTCGGATTTGCGAGAGTCAGGCTCTATCGAGCAGGATGCCGATGTGGTTATGTTTATTTATCGAGACGAATATTACAATCCGGAGACGACGACGAAACCGCAGACAGCGGAGATTATCATTGCAAAACAACGTAGTGGTGAGACCGGCAGCGTAGATTTAAGATGGATTGGAAAATATACGAAGTTCGCAGATCCGGAGAAACACTATAAAGGATGA
- a CDS encoding valine--tRNA ligase, giving the protein MAKELEKNYNPAEIEPRLYEKWVENKYFHAEVDRSKKPFTIVMPPPNITGQLHMGHALDNTMQDILIRFKRMQGYNALWQPGTDHAAIATEVKVIEALKKEGIDKEDLGREKFLERVWDWRREYGGKIVNQLKKMGSSADWDRERFTMDEGNNKAVTEVFCKLYEKGYMYRGSRIVNWCPVCQTSISDAEVVHEEQDGFFWHINYPVVGEEGRFVEIATTRPETLLGDTAVAVNPEDERYKDIVGKMLKLPLTDREIPVIADEYVDKDFGTGCVKITPAHDPNDFEVGKRHDLAEINILNDDATINNLGGKYAGMDRYEARKAMVDDLDALGLLVKVVPHKHMVGTHDRCKTTVEPLVKPQWFVKMSEMAKPAKEAVVSGKLKLIPERMDKTYYNWLDNIRDWCVSRQLWWGHRIPAYYCQDCGETIVSKETVCTCPKCGSNNIKQDEDTLDTWFSSALWPFSTLGWPDKTEDLDYFFPTDVLVTGYDIIFFWVIRMVFSSIEQTGKLPFHTVLFHGLVRDDQGRKMSKSLGNGIDPLEVIDKYGADALRFTLITGNAPGNDMRFYWERVEASRNFANKIWNASRFIMMNIEKADITGIDAAMTADVDAAMKQYGFTLADKWILSKMNDLVQEVTDNMEKFELGIAVSKLYDFLWEEFCDWYIEMVKPRLWNDADETKAAALWTLKTVLTTGLKLLHPYMPFVTEEIFCTLTDEESIMISKWPEYDKAFDFKADEAAVDKIKEAVRGIRNVRTEMNVAPSRKASVYVVSPKEDIRAIFTASTNFFAMLGYANEVHVQADKSGIADDAVSVVIHDAAIYIPFAELVDIEKEIERLTKEQTKLEAEIKRASGMLANPKFVDKAPAAKVEEERAKLQKYTETLEQVKERLANIAK; this is encoded by the coding sequence ATGGCTAAGGAATTAGAGAAGAACTACAACCCGGCGGAGATTGAGCCGCGTCTGTATGAAAAATGGGTTGAAAACAAATATTTTCATGCGGAGGTAGACCGGAGTAAAAAGCCGTTCACAATTGTGATGCCACCACCGAATATTACAGGACAGCTGCACATGGGCCATGCGCTCGATAACACCATGCAGGATATTCTTATCCGTTTTAAGCGGATGCAGGGGTACAATGCACTGTGGCAGCCGGGAACCGATCATGCCGCAATTGCAACAGAGGTTAAGGTAATTGAGGCACTGAAAAAGGAAGGCATTGACAAGGAAGACCTTGGACGTGAGAAGTTTTTGGAGCGTGTCTGGGACTGGCGTAGAGAATACGGCGGTAAGATTGTCAACCAGTTGAAGAAGATGGGCTCATCTGCGGACTGGGATCGTGAGCGTTTCACGATGGATGAAGGCAATAATAAGGCAGTTACAGAGGTATTCTGTAAACTGTATGAAAAAGGATATATGTATCGTGGATCCCGTATTGTAAACTGGTGTCCGGTCTGTCAGACATCCATTTCTGATGCAGAGGTTGTGCATGAGGAGCAGGATGGTTTTTTCTGGCATATCAATTATCCGGTAGTAGGAGAGGAAGGCAGGTTTGTAGAGATCGCAACGACTCGACCGGAGACATTACTCGGAGATACTGCTGTCGCAGTAAATCCTGAGGATGAGCGATACAAGGATATCGTTGGCAAGATGCTGAAACTGCCACTGACCGATCGCGAGATTCCGGTGATTGCCGATGAGTATGTAGATAAAGATTTTGGAACCGGATGTGTAAAGATTACACCGGCACATGATCCGAACGATTTTGAAGTCGGAAAACGTCATGACCTTGCGGAAATTAATATTTTAAATGATGATGCAACAATCAATAATCTTGGCGGTAAGTATGCAGGCATGGACCGATACGAAGCAAGAAAGGCAATGGTTGACGATCTTGATGCACTCGGACTTCTCGTAAAGGTTGTACCACATAAGCATATGGTCGGTACACATGACCGTTGTAAGACGACGGTAGAGCCGCTTGTAAAGCCACAGTGGTTCGTGAAGATGAGCGAGATGGCAAAACCGGCAAAAGAAGCGGTTGTAAGCGGCAAGCTGAAGCTGATTCCGGAGCGTATGGACAAGACATACTACAACTGGCTGGATAATATCCGTGACTGGTGTGTATCCAGACAGCTCTGGTGGGGACACCGGATTCCGGCATATTACTGTCAGGATTGTGGTGAGACGATCGTATCGAAGGAAACTGTCTGCACCTGTCCAAAATGTGGAAGCAACAATATAAAGCAGGACGAGGACACACTGGATACATGGTTCTCATCTGCACTCTGGCCATTTTCTACACTCGGCTGGCCGGACAAGACAGAAGATCTGGATTACTTCTTCCCAACAGATGTACTTGTAACGGGATACGACATTATCTTCTTCTGGGTCATCCGTATGGTATTCTCATCGATCGAGCAGACAGGCAAGCTTCCGTTCCACACGGTACTCTTCCATGGTCTGGTCAGAGACGATCAGGGACGTAAGATGAGTAAATCCCTTGGAAATGGTATCGATCCGCTGGAGGTCATCGACAAGTATGGTGCAGATGCGCTTCGTTTCACATTGATTACCGGAAATGCACCGGGTAACGACATGCGTTTCTACTGGGAGAGAGTGGAAGCAAGCCGTAACTTTGCGAATAAGATCTGGAACGCATCCAGATTTATCATGATGAATATTGAGAAGGCTGATATCACAGGTATTGATGCTGCTATGACAGCCGATGTCGATGCAGCTATGAAGCAGTATGGATTCACACTCGCAGATAAGTGGATTTTATCTAAGATGAATGATCTCGTACAGGAAGTGACAGACAACATGGAGAAGTTCGAGCTTGGTATCGCGGTATCAAAGCTTTACGATTTCCTTTGGGAGGAGTTCTGTGACTGGTATATTGAGATGGTAAAACCAAGACTCTGGAATGACGCCGATGAGACAAAGGCAGCAGCACTCTGGACACTCAAAACAGTGCTTACAACCGGTTTGAAGCTGTTGCATCCATATATGCCATTTGTTACAGAGGAGATCTTCTGTACATTGACGGACGAGGAATCAATCATGATTTCCAAGTGGCCGGAATATGATAAGGCATTTGATTTCAAGGCAGATGAAGCAGCCGTAGATAAGATCAAGGAAGCCGTACGCGGTATCCGTAATGTACGTACAGAGATGAATGTTGCACCGAGCAGAAAAGCAAGCGTGTATGTTGTATCTCCAAAGGAAGACATTCGTGCAATCTTTACAGCAAGTACAAACTTCTTCGCTATGCTTGGTTATGCAAATGAAGTACATGTGCAGGCGGATAAGAGCGGAATTGCAGATGATGCGGTATCGGTTGTAATCCATGATGCAGCAATCTACATCCCATTTGCAGAGCTTGTTGATATCGAGAAGGAGATTGAGCGTCTGACGAAGGAACAGACAAAGTTAGAGGCTGAGATCAAGCGTGCATCCGGTATGCTTGCAAATCCAAAGTTTGTAGATAAGGCACCTGCAGCAAAGGTTGAGGAAGAGCGTGCAAAGCTGCAGAAGTATACAGAGACATTGGAGCAGGTAAAGGAAAGACTTGCGAATATCGCAAAATAG
- a CDS encoding glycosyltransferase: MATISLCMIVKNEEEVLARCLDTVAHLMDEIIIVDTGSTDHTKEIAARYTNQIYDFTWIGDFSAARNFSFSKATMDYIYAPDADEMLDEENQLRFRDLKECLLPEIEIVQMWYVTQSCNTVMNAKKELRPKLFRRLRTFTWIDPVHETVRLDPVVFDSDIEIIHKPLTVHGGRDFEICERIYARDGDLSPKLRKMYAKELLKCGEQLDFERARKFFLGEWEKNPMAEAGREAACVLAHLARLQNNGAEIMKYALRNMLDTPCAEICYELGCFYKEWGDYDEAIVWYQNAISETSCILDVEAGGKKSLQGLVDCYAVLLEQTRGLEAAELSEEQKQCMEFYERQHEKYRKELENWEMPEQL; the protein is encoded by the coding sequence ATGGCAACCATCAGTTTATGTATGATCGTGAAAAATGAGGAAGAGGTTTTGGCGCGGTGTTTGGATACCGTGGCGCATTTGATGGATGAAATTATTATTGTGGATACAGGTTCTACGGATCACACAAAGGAGATTGCTGCGAGGTACACCAATCAGATTTATGATTTCACATGGATCGGGGATTTTTCTGCAGCGCGGAATTTCTCTTTTTCCAAAGCGACAATGGATTATATCTATGCGCCGGATGCAGATGAGATGCTTGATGAAGAGAATCAGCTGCGTTTCCGGGATCTGAAGGAGTGCCTGCTTCCGGAGATTGAGATTGTGCAGATGTGGTATGTCACGCAAAGCTGCAATACAGTTATGAATGCGAAGAAGGAATTACGTCCAAAGTTATTCCGGAGACTTCGGACATTTACCTGGATTGATCCGGTGCATGAAACGGTTCGGTTAGATCCGGTGGTGTTCGACAGTGATATTGAAATAATACATAAACCACTTACCGTTCACGGAGGCAGAGACTTTGAAATCTGTGAGAGAATCTATGCGAGGGATGGGGATTTGTCACCAAAGCTTCGCAAGATGTACGCGAAGGAACTGCTAAAGTGTGGAGAACAGTTGGATTTTGAACGTGCAAGAAAATTCTTTCTTGGAGAATGGGAGAAAAACCCGATGGCAGAAGCAGGCAGAGAAGCTGCATGTGTGTTGGCCCATCTTGCAAGGCTGCAGAACAATGGTGCGGAGATTATGAAATATGCCCTAAGGAATATGCTGGATACGCCATGCGCGGAAATCTGCTATGAGCTTGGCTGTTTTTATAAAGAATGGGGAGATTATGATGAAGCAATCGTCTGGTATCAGAATGCTATTTCGGAAACGTCGTGTATTCTGGATGTCGAAGCCGGTGGGAAAAAGAGTCTGCAGGGGCTTGTGGATTGTTATGCGGTGTTACTTGAACAAACTCGAGGGCTGGAGGCGGCAGAGCTGTCAGAAGAGCAGAAACAGTGCATGGAATTTTATGAGCGTCAGCATGAGAAATATCGGAAGGAACTTGAAAATTGGGAGATGCCGGAACAATTGTAG
- a CDS encoding Card1-like endonuclease domain-containing protein, which translates to MERTKAIVKFFSQEPIENVMVMMKYLPERVIFMGHKDNMITKQIRDIEQFRDHKCPDVELEFLEVPKDDLDSIIGTLAGIIREYPGIRFALTGGSEMLLIALGCISARMEVSKLRIDPFTGKEIDIVGSKVITSDYHFNISIAEDIMLHGGLLTKETGSISEWKFTDQFREDIRIMWDLCRRYRGDWNKHCGLIDELRKNTPDQREGWEELYINQLGDAIHLLRDLYEIGMLRDYEEHGKKVLFRFKNNQIKKIIAKAGNMLELHVYEVATREGYLFSDAVIGAHIDWDGEVHDTANPGYDTMNEIDVILMKQVCPIFISCKSGKAGGSALHELETVSRKFGGKYARKALVLARACDNTTGTIFFKQRARDMHIWIIDDVFRMSDEQLLNKLKRI; encoded by the coding sequence ATGGAGAGAACAAAAGCAATCGTGAAATTCTTCTCACAGGAACCAATCGAGAATGTAATGGTGATGATGAAATATCTACCGGAACGGGTGATATTCATGGGACATAAGGATAATATGATTACGAAACAGATTCGTGATATTGAACAGTTTCGTGATCACAAATGCCCGGATGTGGAGTTGGAGTTTTTGGAGGTTCCAAAGGACGATCTGGATAGTATTATAGGAACTCTGGCTGGCATTATCCGGGAATATCCGGGTATTCGTTTTGCTTTGACGGGCGGCAGTGAGATGCTTTTGATCGCACTTGGATGTATTTCTGCGCGGATGGAAGTAAGTAAGTTGCGTATTGACCCATTTACCGGAAAGGAGATTGATATCGTTGGGTCGAAAGTGATTACGTCCGATTATCATTTTAACATCAGTATCGCGGAAGATATTATGTTGCATGGCGGTCTGCTTACAAAGGAAACCGGAAGTATCTCTGAATGGAAATTCACAGATCAGTTTCGTGAGGACATTCGAATCATGTGGGATCTGTGCCGCAGGTATCGCGGGGACTGGAATAAGCATTGCGGTTTGATCGATGAACTGCGGAAGAACACTCCGGACCAGAGAGAAGGCTGGGAGGAGTTATATATTAATCAGCTTGGCGATGCAATTCACCTGTTGCGTGATTTATATGAGATTGGTATGTTGCGGGATTATGAGGAACATGGAAAGAAAGTTCTGTTCCGATTTAAGAATAATCAAATTAAAAAAATTATTGCCAAAGCGGGAAATATGTTGGAGCTGCATGTGTATGAGGTGGCAACACGAGAAGGATATTTATTCTCGGACGCTGTGATCGGTGCACATATTGATTGGGATGGAGAGGTGCATGACACCGCAAATCCCGGATATGATACGATGAATGAGATCGATGTAATTTTGATGAAGCAGGTGTGTCCTATCTTTATATCCTGTAAAAGTGGAAAAGCGGGAGGCAGTGCCCTGCATGAACTGGAAACGGTATCACGGAAGTTTGGCGGGAAATATGCCAGAAAGGCACTTGTCTTAGCGCGAGCCTGTGACAATACGACCGGAACGATATTTTTCAAACAACGTGCACGGGATATGCATATCTGGATTATTGATGATGTGTTCCGGATGAGTGATGAGCAACTGCTAAATAAATTAAAGAGAATATAA
- a CDS encoding DHH family phosphoesterase, whose amino-acid sequence MNNEKVLKKKIERYLLMPLALTLLLVGMVIVLYAYDRKSGVIAAGAVVIFVVCEVVFFIVMKAAIMPVVFRFALEQGQIQKELLKELDIPYALLDTDGKILWGNAKFIEEIGVGSPKRIRKNIANFFPAIDADVLSSEEIQMDLDYQDHMYRAILRRIDFTEALVDSDEDAIVDHQADAMITLYLYDETELRTYKKENEDQKLVAGLLYIDNYDEVMENTEEVRHSLVEALVDRRINMYLSTIDAIGKKLEKDKYFFVFRQQYLPQLRETKFAILDEVKSINVGNEIPVTLSIGVGAGTDSFAQAYERARTAIGLALGRGGDQAVVKYGDKTTYFGGKSAGTEKSATVKARVKAQAFQELLTTKDSVIIMAHKRPDADAFGSAVGVYRLVKTLNKKAYIVVNEVTSAIRPIISGFMGNSVYGDDMIINSEQAISRVTPNTLVVVTDVNKPSMTECEELLSLAKSIVVFDHHRQSDEVIENATLSYIEPYASSACEMIAEILQYIEGKVKLRPIEADAMYAGIVIDTDNFLTKTGVRTFDAASYLRRSGADVVRVRKMFRSDMYTYRQLAEGVINSEIYMEHFAISTVDPKESDAPTVVAAKVANDLLNIDGIRASFVTTQKDGTVYMSARSVDDVNVQIIMEKMGGGGHANIAGAQFTNSSNELVLIQLKTLLDEMYREGDI is encoded by the coding sequence ATGAATAACGAAAAGGTCTTAAAAAAGAAAATAGAGCGGTATCTTCTGATGCCGCTGGCACTTACATTGCTTTTGGTTGGTATGGTAATTGTACTGTACGCGTATGACAGGAAAAGTGGTGTGATTGCTGCCGGAGCTGTGGTTATCTTTGTCGTGTGTGAAGTTGTATTTTTTATCGTGATGAAAGCAGCGATTATGCCTGTGGTTTTCCGGTTCGCATTGGAACAGGGGCAGATCCAGAAGGAACTCTTAAAGGAACTGGATATTCCATATGCTTTGCTGGACACAGATGGGAAGATTCTGTGGGGCAATGCGAAGTTTATTGAGGAGATCGGAGTTGGTTCCCCAAAACGTATCCGCAAAAATATTGCGAATTTCTTTCCGGCAATAGACGCGGATGTATTGTCTTCGGAAGAGATACAGATGGATCTGGATTATCAAGACCATATGTATCGCGCGATTCTTCGACGGATTGATTTCACGGAGGCATTGGTTGATTCTGACGAGGATGCAATCGTGGATCACCAGGCGGATGCCATGATTACATTGTATCTTTATGATGAGACAGAGCTTCGGACATATAAGAAGGAAAATGAAGACCAGAAGCTGGTTGCCGGACTTTTGTATATTGATAATTATGATGAGGTAATGGAGAATACCGAGGAGGTTCGTCATTCGCTGGTGGAAGCGTTAGTTGACCGACGAATCAACATGTATCTCTCAACAATTGATGCAATTGGAAAGAAGCTGGAGAAAGACAAGTATTTCTTTGTGTTCCGTCAGCAGTATCTGCCGCAGCTTCGCGAGACAAAATTTGCGATTCTGGATGAAGTTAAGAGTATTAATGTCGGAAATGAGATTCCGGTCACATTGAGTATCGGCGTTGGGGCCGGTACGGACAGCTTTGCGCAGGCATATGAACGTGCTCGTACAGCCATTGGACTGGCGCTTGGCCGGGGTGGCGATCAGGCGGTAGTCAAATACGGTGATAAGACAACGTACTTTGGAGGAAAGAGTGCAGGTACAGAGAAATCGGCAACTGTAAAAGCACGAGTAAAAGCGCAGGCATTCCAGGAATTGTTAACAACAAAAGACAGTGTAATCATCATGGCACATAAACGTCCGGATGCGGATGCGTTTGGTTCTGCTGTAGGTGTTTACCGATTGGTGAAGACATTAAATAAAAAGGCATATATTGTTGTAAATGAAGTGACATCTGCGATTCGGCCAATCATCAGCGGATTCATGGGTAACAGCGTGTATGGAGATGATATGATCATCAACAGTGAACAGGCGATCAGCCGGGTAACCCCGAATACCCTTGTGGTTGTAACGGATGTGAACAAACCAAGCATGACAGAGTGTGAGGAGCTGCTCAGTCTGGCAAAGTCCATCGTGGTATTTGATCACCACAGACAGTCGGATGAAGTGATTGAGAATGCAACCCTTTCCTATATCGAGCCGTATGCAAGTTCGGCGTGTGAGATGATCGCCGAAATCCTGCAATACATCGAGGGCAAGGTGAAGCTTCGTCCAATTGAGGCAGATGCCATGTATGCAGGTATTGTGATTGATACAGATAATTTCTTGACAAAGACAGGGGTACGTACATTTGATGCGGCATCTTATCTGCGTCGAAGTGGTGCAGATGTGGTTCGTGTCAGAAAGATGTTCCGGAGCGATATGTATACCTATCGTCAGTTGGCAGAAGGTGTGATCAATTCGGAGATTTACATGGAACATTTTGCAATCTCTACCGTAGATCCGAAGGAGTCGGATGCACCGACCGTGGTTGCTGCGAAGGTTGCAAACGATCTGCTTAATATCGATGGTATCCGAGCATCGTTTGTCACGACACAGAAGGATGGTACGGTCTATATGAGTGCACGTTCGGTTGACGATGTAAATGTACAGATTATCATGGAGAAGATGGGTGGTGGCGGTCATGCAAATATCGCCGGAGCACAGTTTACAAATAGCTCTAATGAGCTGGTTTTGATTCAGTTAAAGACACTTCTGGATGAGATGTATCGTGAAGGGGATATTTAA